A part of Aegilops tauschii subsp. strangulata cultivar AL8/78 chromosome 2, Aet v6.0, whole genome shotgun sequence genomic DNA contains:
- the LOC109785603 gene encoding cysteine-rich receptor-like protein kinase 6, which produces MISHKLCCYVSILLVPFLAQVASGDVLWQECDNSRNYTANGAFQSNLNQLSSTLPTESSSSPTLFATAAVGAVPDIVYALSLCRGDTTNASACGDCVANAFRDAQQVCPYNMDVTIYYDPCFLRFSNQNFLTSIDNTKRHIMPNGENVTSQAATFDAAVGVLLAAVSDYAALNSSTQFGTGVEDFDVSTPRIYALAQCTPDMAPADCRSCLEGIVNVMPKHFSRRQGGRILGLRCNYRFELYPPFSGSPLLHLPAPASGVTPSVDGDGGERNKPSIILLVLAVALAVVSAALTFTLVCFCIWRRRRQQELPSQSYSGNWESVPNISLSMLDLSTLEVATENFSEGNKLGEGGFGAVYKGSLADGQEIAVKRLSQGSAQGIAELKTELVLVAKLQHKNLVRLIGVCLEEHEKLVIYEYMPNRSLDTILFDPERSKHLDWGKRFKIINGIARGLQYVHEDSQLKIIHRDLKASNVLLDSDLNPKISDFGLARLFEGDQSKDVTNRVVGTFGYMAPEYVVRGHYSTKSDVFSFGILVLEIITGRRNCGSYNSEQSVDLLSLIWEHWTKGTILEIADPSLASRSTAPEEEILAYVHIGLMCVQESPADRPTMSRANAILNSDTVSLQAPSKPAFCIRASTAGPEPRHGASQGRGRPAVVSANEVSLTELVPR; this is translated from the exons ATGATCTCCCACAAACTCTGCTGCTACGTCTCCATCCTCCTCGTCCCCTTCCTTGCACAGGTCGCCTCCGGCGACGTGCTGTGGCAAGAATGCGACAACAGCCGGAACTACACGGCGAACGGCGCCTTCCAATCAAACCTAAACCAGCTCTCCTCCACCCTCCCCACCGAATCATCCTCATCTCCCACCCTCTTCGCTACCGCCGCCGTAGGCGCCGTCCCGGACATCGTGTACGCGCTCTCGCTCTGCCGTGGCGACACCACCAACGCCTCCGCCTGCGGCGACTGCGTTGCCAACGCCTTCCGGGACGCGCAGCAGGTGTGCCCGTACAACATGGACGTGACCATCTACTACGACCCCTGCTTCCTCCGCTTCTCCAACCAGAACTTCCTGACTTCCATCGACAATACCAAACGGCACATCATGCCCAATGGGGAGAACGTGACGTCGCAGGCCGCAACGTTCGACGCCGCCGTGGGTGTTCTCCTTGCTGCCGTCTCGGACTACGCAGCGCTGAACTCATCCACGCAGTTTGGCACAGGGGTGGAGGACTTCGACGTGAGCACCCCGAGAATCTATGCGCTGGCGCAGTGCACGCCGGACATGGCACCGGCCGATTGCCGGAGCTGCCTGGAGGGAATAGTAAATGTGATGCCGAAGCACTTCAGCAGGCGGCAGGGAGGAAGGATCCTGGGTTTACGGTGCAACTACAGGTTTGAGCTATATCCACCATTCTCGGGCAGTCCGCTTCTACACCTCCCAGCACCGGCCTCGGGCGTGACTCCCTCCGTAGATGGAGATGGAGGTGA AAGAAATAAACCAAGTATCATCCTACTGGTCCTAGCAGTTGCACTGGCCGTTGTTTCTGCAGCATTGACTTTCACTTTAGTTTGCTTTTGTATCTGGAGGAGGAGAAGACAACAAGAATTACCGTCACAATCAT ATTCTGGAAACTGGGAAAGTGTTCCAAACATCAGTTTATCCATGCTTGATCTGTCAACACTGGAAGTTGCAACGGAGAACTTTTCAGAAGGAAATAAGCTTGGGGAAGGAGGGTTTGGTGCCGTTTACAAG GGATCCCTTGCTGATGGCCAAGAGATAGCAGTGAAGAGACTCTCACAAGGTTCAGCACAAGGAATAGCAGAGCTAAAAACTGAGCTGGTTTTGGTTGCTAAGCTTCAGCACAAAAACCTTGTGAGGCTTATCGGCGTTTGTTTGGAAGAACACGAGAAGCTCGTTATCTATGAATACATGCCCAACAGAAGCCTTGACACTATTCTCTTTG ATCCTGAGAGGAGCAAGCATCTTGATTGGGGGAAGAGGTTCAAGATAATAAATGGGATTGCCCGAGgtttgcaatacgttcatgaagATTCTCAGTTGAAAATAATCCACAGAGACCTCAAAGCAAGCAATGTTCTGTTAGACTCAGATTTGAATCCGAAGATTTCAGACTTCGGTTTGGCGAGGCTGTTCGAAGGGGATCAATCAAAGGATGTCACGAATAGAGTTGTTGGAACGTT CGGATACATGGCACCTGAATATGTTGTTCGCGGGCACTATTCGACAAAATCAGACGTGTTTAGCTTCGGAATTCTGGTTTTAGAGATCATAACAGGAAGAAGAAACTGTGGATCTTACAACTCCGAGCAATCCGTTGACCTCTTAAGCCTT ATATGGGAGCATTGGACCAAGGGAACGATATTGGAGATAGCTGATCCGTCCCTTGCAAGCAGAAGCACTGCTCCTGAAGAGGAGATACTCGCCTACGTTCACATCGGACTGATGTGCGTTCAGGAGAGCCCTGCGGATAGGCCTACGATGTCAAGGGCGAACGCGATCCTTAACAGCGACACCGTCTCGCTTCAGGCCCCGTCCAAGCCGGCTTTCTGCATCCGGGCAAGTACCGCCGGTCCGGAACCACGACACGGCGCCTCGCAAGGCCGTGGCAGGCCGGCGGTGGTTTCAGCCAACGAGGTTTCGCTCACGGAGCTTGTACCGAGATAA